A window of Pseudomonas alcaliphila JAB1 genomic DNA:
GCCATCGGCCGCAAGCTGGACAACGACTGGATCAAGGAAGTCGAGAGCAAGGGCAACGACAACGGTGCTGCGCTGCTGCAAGAAGTGCGCGACCTGATCGAAAGCTACAACGCCAAGCTGCCGCACTGATCGTTAACCCTCGTTGTGTTGGCCGGCACCTGCGGTGCCGGTCTTGCGGAGTTCTCTCATGATCGAAAACCCTGCCTTGCCCGGGCAGCCTCAGCACATGCGCCCGTTCGGCCAGTTGCTCGATGTCCTGGCACGCTGGCTGGCACTGGCTGGTGGCCTGGTGCTGGTCGCCATCACCCTGCTGTCGGCCTACAGCATCACCATGCGCAGCCTGTTCGACGCGCCACTGCTCGGTGACGTCGAGCTGGTGCAGATGGGCTGCGGCATTGCCGTGGTGAGTTTCCTGCCGTTGTGCCAGCTGCGTCGTAGCAACGTCATCGTCGATGCCTTCACCTTGCGCGCCTCGGCCTCCACCCGGCGCTATCTCGACACGCTCGGCTGCCTGCTGATGGCCGCCTGTGCAGCGCTGCTGGCCTGGCGCTCGGTAATCGGCACGCTGGACACTTACCGCAACGGTGAAGAGTCGATCATCATGGGCATTCCGATGTGGTGGTCGATGACGCCGTTCGCGCCGTCTTTCGCCCTGCTGGCCGTCGTTTCCCTGTACACCGCCTGGCTCGACCAGCGTGGTGAGGGAGGCCAGCAATGAGCAGCGTCGTATTGGGCGGACTCTTCCTCGCCTTCCTCCTGGTTCTGCTGGCCATCCGTATTCCGATCGCCATCGCCATGCTGCTGACCGGTATTGGCGGCTACGTCTCGATCAGCGGCTGGGACCCCTTGCTCAACTACCTGAAGACGGTGGCCTACGCCCGCTACACCGTGTACGACCTGTCGGTGATCCCGCTGTTTCTGCTGATGGGGCAGTTCGCCTCGCGTGGCGGCCTGGCTACCGGCCTGTTCCGTGCCGCAGCCGCCATGGTCGGGCACTGGCGCGGTGGCCTGGCGATCTCCGCCATCGGCTCCTGCGCAGCCTTCGGCGCGGTCTGTGGCTCATCGGTGGCGACCGCTGCGACCATGGGTCAGGTGGCCCTGCCGGAGCTGCGTCGCTACAAGTACTCCAACTCGCTGGCAGTCGGTTGCCTGGCAGCCGGCGGCACCCTGGGCATTCTCATCCCG
This region includes:
- a CDS encoding TRAP transporter small permease, which encodes MIENPALPGQPQHMRPFGQLLDVLARWLALAGGLVLVAITLLSAYSITMRSLFDAPLLGDVELVQMGCGIAVVSFLPLCQLRRSNVIVDAFTLRASASTRRYLDTLGCLLMAACAALLAWRSVIGTLDTYRNGEESIIMGIPMWWSMTPFAPSFALLAVVSLYTAWLDQRGEGGQQ